A window from Tenacibaculum singaporense encodes these proteins:
- the secA gene encoding preprotein translocase subunit SecA, which yields MSVLNSIIKLFVGDKQQKDLKSLQPIVEKVRSFENSLNSLSNDELRAKTIEFKSKIKDATKSFNDKIAELEEEAKKADIDRQEEIYTEIDKLKDEAYEASEAVLLDIMPEAFAVVKETAKRFANNTELEVTATPFDRELSATREHITLEDDKAFWANSWDAAGKEVIWDMIHYDVQLIGGSVLHQGKIAEMMTGEGKTLVSTLPVYLNALTGNGVHVVTVNDYLAKRDRAWMAPIFEFHGLSTDCIDFHQPNSEARREAYNADITYGTNNEFGFDYLRDNMANSKKDLVQRAPNYAIIDEVDSVLIDDARTPLIISGPVPQGDHHEFNELKPLVADLVSLQNKYLVGVLAEAKRLIKEGDTKEGGFLLLRVYRGLPKNKALIKFLSQEGVKQILQKTENFYMQDNNKLMPEVDAELWFTIEEKNNQIDLTDKGIAHLSDITKNETFFVLPDISVKVGQIDNSDATPEEKADQKEELYREFSVKSERIHTMNQLLKAYTVFEKDVEYVVMDNKVMIVDEQTGRIMDGRRYSDGLHQAIEAKENVKIEDATQTFATVTLQNYFRMYRKLSGMTGTAITEAGEFWEIYKLDVVEIPTNKPIQRDDKQDLVYKTTREKYNAVIEDIVKLVGEGRPVLVGTTSVEISELLGRMLQIRKIPHNILNAKLHKREADVVAEAGKPGVVTIATNMAGRGTDIKLSDEVKAAGGLAIIGTERHDSRRVDRQLRGRAGRQGDVGSSQFYVALDDNLMRLFGSERIAKMMDRMGLKEGEVIQHSMISKSIERAQKKVEENNFGIRKRLLEYDDIMNAQREFVYKRRRHALDGKRLQIDIANMIYDTCDSIVRQNKEAKDFQNFEFELIRFSAMTSPLSEEEFNKTSEQELIDKLYKIVTEHYKNDAERNAENAFPVIKNVFENEGDRYERIVVPFTDGSKTLQVVTNLKEAYESEGKSLVNDFEKNITLAIIDENWKDHLRKMDELKQTVQNATYEQKDPLLVYKFEAFELFQETIDKINKEVLSFLFKGKLPSQEASQVSEAREQQREQLDLRKDEVQNSTQQAISNARNQQTQEQQAVETVVREQPKIGRNEKVTIKNVMSGEEKEVKYKQAIPLLEKGEWVLYNK from the coding sequence ATGAGCGTTTTAAATTCGATTATAAAACTATTTGTTGGAGACAAACAACAAAAGGACCTAAAATCACTACAACCGATCGTCGAAAAAGTACGATCTTTTGAAAATTCATTAAACAGTTTATCAAATGATGAATTACGGGCAAAAACAATCGAATTTAAATCGAAAATTAAAGACGCCACCAAATCTTTTAACGACAAAATAGCTGAACTTGAGGAAGAAGCTAAAAAAGCAGACATCGATCGTCAAGAAGAAATTTATACTGAAATTGATAAATTAAAAGACGAAGCTTACGAAGCATCTGAAGCTGTTTTATTAGACATAATGCCAGAGGCTTTTGCTGTTGTAAAAGAAACAGCAAAACGTTTTGCTAACAATACTGAATTAGAAGTAACTGCCACTCCTTTTGATAGAGAATTATCAGCTACTAGAGAACACATTACTTTAGAAGATGACAAAGCTTTTTGGGCTAACTCATGGGATGCTGCTGGTAAAGAAGTAATTTGGGACATGATTCACTACGATGTACAATTAATCGGTGGATCTGTATTACACCAAGGTAAAATTGCCGAAATGATGACTGGTGAAGGTAAAACCTTAGTTTCTACACTTCCAGTATACTTAAATGCTTTAACGGGTAACGGAGTTCATGTTGTTACTGTAAACGACTACTTAGCAAAACGTGACCGTGCGTGGATGGCTCCTATTTTTGAGTTCCACGGATTGAGTACTGACTGTATTGATTTCCACCAACCAAATTCTGAAGCACGTAGAGAAGCTTATAATGCTGATATTACTTACGGAACTAACAATGAGTTTGGTTTCGACTACTTGCGTGATAACATGGCTAATTCTAAAAAAGATTTAGTACAACGCGCACCGAACTATGCTATTATTGATGAAGTGGATTCTGTTTTAATTGATGACGCTCGTACGCCGTTAATTATCTCTGGACCTGTACCACAAGGAGATCATCATGAATTTAATGAATTAAAACCTCTAGTTGCTGATTTAGTTTCGCTTCAAAACAAATATTTAGTAGGTGTTTTAGCTGAAGCTAAACGTTTAATTAAAGAGGGAGATACTAAAGAAGGTGGTTTCTTATTATTAAGAGTTTACAGAGGTCTTCCTAAAAACAAAGCCTTAATTAAGTTTTTATCGCAAGAAGGTGTTAAACAGATCCTTCAAAAGACAGAAAACTTTTACATGCAAGATAACAACAAGCTAATGCCTGAAGTTGATGCAGAATTATGGTTTACTATTGAAGAAAAAAATAATCAAATTGATTTAACTGATAAAGGTATTGCACATCTTTCTGATATCACAAAAAATGAAACGTTCTTCGTTTTACCAGATATTAGTGTAAAAGTTGGTCAAATAGATAATAGCGATGCTACTCCAGAAGAGAAAGCTGATCAAAAAGAAGAATTATACCGCGAGTTTAGCGTGAAGAGCGAGCGTATTCATACCATGAACCAACTTTTAAAAGCCTATACGGTTTTTGAGAAAGACGTGGAGTATGTGGTTATGGATAACAAAGTAATGATTGTAGATGAGCAAACAGGTCGTATTATGGACGGTCGTCGTTACTCTGATGGATTACACCAAGCCATTGAAGCTAAAGAAAATGTGAAGATTGAGGATGCAACACAAACGTTTGCTACCGTTACTTTACAAAACTACTTTAGAATGTATCGTAAGTTATCTGGTATGACAGGTACTGCGATTACTGAAGCGGGTGAATTCTGGGAAATCTATAAATTAGATGTAGTTGAAATTCCTACAAACAAACCAATTCAAAGAGACGATAAACAAGATTTAGTTTATAAAACTACACGTGAAAAGTATAACGCTGTAATTGAAGATATCGTAAAATTAGTTGGAGAAGGAAGACCAGTATTAGTAGGTACTACCTCGGTTGAAATCTCTGAATTATTAGGAAGAATGTTACAGATTCGTAAGATTCCTCACAATATCTTAAATGCAAAGTTACACAAAAGAGAAGCTGATGTTGTTGCTGAAGCAGGTAAACCTGGTGTTGTTACTATTGCAACAAACATGGCTGGTCGTGGTACCGATATTAAATTATCTGACGAAGTTAAAGCAGCAGGTGGTTTAGCTATTATTGGTACAGAACGTCATGATTCTCGTCGTGTAGACCGTCAGTTACGTGGTCGTGCTGGACGTCAAGGAGATGTAGGTTCTTCTCAGTTCTATGTAGCTTTAGACGATAATTTAATGCGTTTATTTGGTTCTGAAAGAATCGCTAAGATGATGGATAGAATGGGATTAAAAGAAGGTGAAGTAATTCAGCACTCTATGATTTCAAAATCTATTGAAAGAGCTCAGAAAAAGGTAGAAGAAAACAACTTCGGTATCCGTAAGCGTTTATTAGAGTATGATGATATTATGAACGCACAACGTGAGTTTGTATACAAACGTCGTCGTCATGCATTAGATGGAAAACGTTTACAAATTGACATCGCAAACATGATTTATGATACATGCGATTCAATTGTAAGACAAAATAAAGAGGCAAAAGACTTCCAAAACTTTGAGTTCGAATTAATTCGTTTCTCTGCAATGACTTCTCCTTTGTCTGAAGAAGAATTCAATAAAACATCAGAGCAAGAATTAATTGACAAGCTATACAAAATAGTAACAGAGCACTACAAAAATGATGCGGAAAGAAATGCTGAAAATGCATTCCCAGTAATTAAAAATGTTTTTGAAAACGAAGGTGACCGTTACGAGCGTATTGTAGTTCCTTTTACTGATGGTTCTAAAACTTTACAAGTAGTTACCAACTTAAAAGAAGCTTACGAAAGTGAAGGAAAATCATTAGTTAATGATTTTGAGAAAAACATCACTTTAGCAATTATTGATGAAAACTGGAAGGATCACTTACGTAAAATGGATGAGCTGAAACAAACCGTTCAAAATGCTACGTACGAGCAAAAAGATCCTTTACTAGTTTATAAGTTTGAAGCTTTCGAGTTATTCCAAGAAACGATTGATAAGATTAACAAAGAAGTATTATCATTCTTGTTTAAAGGAAAATTACCTAGTCAAGAAGCTTCACAAGTATCTGAAGCTCGTGAACAACAACGTGAGCAATTAGATTTACGTAAAGATGAAGTTCAAAACTCAACACAGCAAGCTATTAGCAATGCACGTAACCAACAAACACAGGAACAACAAGCTGTAGAAACAGTTGTTCGTGAACAACCAAAAATTGGTCGTAACGAAAAAGTTACCATCAAAAATGTAATGTCTGGTGAAGAGAAAGAAGTTAAGTACAAACAAGCCATTCCTTTATTAGAAAAGGGAGAGTGGGTATTGTACAATAAATAA
- a CDS encoding cob(I)yrinic acid a,c-diamide adenosyltransferase, whose product MKIYTKTGDKGTTALFGGTRVPKHHLRIESYGTVDELNSYIGLIRDQNIDETLKKKLTKIQSDLFTLGAMLATPPEKETLKSGKERLNIPKINEESIQFLEDEIDLMNKDLPQMTHFVLPGGHQTVSFCHIARCVCRRSERLAVALNEEETISDTVLKYLNRLSDYLFVLARKLTQDLQAEEIKWIPEKL is encoded by the coding sequence ATGAAAATATATACTAAAACAGGTGATAAAGGTACCACTGCCCTATTTGGTGGTACTCGAGTACCTAAACACCACTTACGAATAGAAAGCTATGGAACCGTTGACGAACTCAACTCTTACATCGGATTAATTAGAGATCAAAACATTGACGAAACTCTAAAAAAGAAATTAACAAAAATTCAAAGCGATTTATTCACATTAGGTGCCATGTTAGCTACACCACCAGAAAAAGAAACTTTAAAAAGTGGTAAAGAACGCTTAAATATTCCTAAGATTAATGAAGAGTCAATTCAGTTCTTAGAAGACGAAATTGACCTTATGAATAAAGACCTACCTCAAATGACACACTTTGTATTACCAGGCGGTCATCAAACCGTGTCATTTTGTCACATAGCACGCTGCGTATGCCGTAGATCGGAACGATTAGCTGTGGCTTTAAATGAAGAAGAAACAATTAGTGATACTGTTTTAAAGTATTTAAACCGACTTTCTGACTACCTTTTTGTGTTGGCACGAAAGTTGACCCAAGACTTACAAGCTGAGGAAATTAAATGGATTCCTGAAAAGCTATAA
- a CDS encoding DUF2795 domain-containing protein, with protein sequence MYWTLELASYLADAPWPATKDELIDYAIRTGAPLEVVENLQDIEDEGEAYDSIIEIWPDYPTEEDYLWNEDEY encoded by the coding sequence ATGTATTGGACACTTGAATTAGCATCTTATTTAGCAGATGCACCCTGGCCTGCAACTAAAGACGAATTAATTGATTACGCTATTCGTACTGGAGCACCGTTAGAAGTGGTAGAAAACTTACAAGATATCGAAGATGAAGGTGAGGCATACGATTCTATTATTGAGATCTGGCCAGATTACCCTACAGAAGAAGATTATCTTTGGAATGAAGATGAATACTAG
- a CDS encoding uracil-DNA glycosylase, with translation MQVKINDSWKNILQSEFEKPYFENLTSFVKNEYSKHTCYPKGSDIFAAFDFCALDDLKVVILGQDPYHGVGQANGLCFSVHDGITHPPSLINIFKEIEKDVNIPYPKSGDLSRWAKQGVLLLNATLTVRAGEAGSHQKQGWEQFTDAVIQKISEEKKDVVFLLWGGFAKKKAKLIDKNKHHILTSGHPSPLSANRGYWFGNKHFSKTNNFLQSIGAATIQW, from the coding sequence ATGCAAGTAAAAATTAATGATAGCTGGAAAAATATTTTACAATCAGAATTTGAGAAGCCTTATTTTGAAAATCTTACCAGTTTTGTTAAAAATGAATACTCAAAACATACTTGCTACCCAAAAGGGTCGGATATTTTCGCAGCGTTTGATTTTTGTGCGCTAGATGATTTAAAAGTAGTGATTTTGGGTCAAGATCCATACCATGGAGTAGGGCAGGCAAATGGATTGTGTTTTTCGGTACATGATGGTATTACACATCCACCATCATTAATTAATATTTTTAAAGAAATTGAAAAGGATGTAAATATTCCATATCCTAAAAGTGGTGATTTATCCCGTTGGGCAAAACAAGGAGTGTTGTTATTAAACGCAACCTTAACTGTAAGAGCAGGGGAGGCAGGAAGCCATCAAAAACAAGGTTGGGAACAATTTACTGATGCTGTAATTCAGAAAATATCTGAAGAAAAAAAAGATGTTGTGTTTTTACTTTGGGGTGGTTTTGCTAAGAAAAAAGCAAAGCTTATTGATAAAAACAAGCATCATATTTTAACCTCAGGTCATCCATCACCTTTAAGTGCTAACCGTGGGTATTGGTTTGGTAACAAACATTTTTCTAAAACCAACAATTTTTTACAAAGTATAGGTGCTGCAACTATTCAATGGTAA
- a CDS encoding UDP-2,3-diacylglucosamine diphosphatase: MKKHKKRKLDIAVISDVHLGTFGCRATELNNYLKTINPKILILNGDIIDIWQFNKRYFPKPHMKVIKQLMNFITSGTKVYYITGNHDEMLRRFKGFRLGSFEIVNKVVLDIDGKKGWFFHGDVFDVTMQHSKWLAKLGGMGYDFLILINTIVNWVSHKLGYGRLSFSKKIKNSVKSAIKFINNFETTAADIAIDEGYDYVVCGHIHQPEMRTIKTEKGSTVYLNSGDWIENLTALEYKNKTWSLYEYEKDEIAKNIHLDYPVKDLEHISSEHNNSELFTELLKEFNIKTQ, translated from the coding sequence ATGAAAAAACACAAAAAACGTAAATTAGATATTGCTGTAATATCAGATGTACACTTAGGAACTTTTGGTTGTAGAGCAACAGAGCTTAACAACTACCTTAAAACTATCAATCCTAAAATATTAATCTTGAACGGAGATATTATTGATATTTGGCAATTTAACAAACGTTACTTTCCTAAACCACATATGAAAGTCATCAAACAATTGATGAACTTTATTACCTCTGGAACAAAAGTGTATTACATCACAGGAAATCACGATGAAATGCTGCGTAGGTTTAAAGGTTTTCGCTTAGGAAGCTTCGAAATCGTGAACAAAGTAGTACTTGATATTGATGGTAAAAAGGGATGGTTCTTTCACGGAGATGTTTTTGATGTTACTATGCAACATTCAAAATGGCTTGCGAAACTAGGCGGAATGGGCTATGATTTTTTAATCCTTATTAATACGATTGTAAACTGGGTAAGTCATAAACTAGGATACGGCAGACTCTCTTTCTCCAAAAAAATTAAAAATAGTGTAAAAAGCGCCATTAAATTCATCAATAATTTTGAAACAACTGCTGCAGACATTGCTATTGATGAAGGGTACGACTATGTAGTATGCGGACATATTCATCAACCAGAAATGAGAACCATCAAAACTGAAAAAGGAAGTACTGTATACTTAAACTCTGGCGATTGGATAGAAAACTTAACTGCTCTAGAATACAAAAACAAAACGTGGTCTTTATATGAATATGAAAAGGATGAGATAGCTAAAAACATTCATTTAGACTACCCTGTAAAAGATTTAGAACACATCAGTTCTGAACACAACAATAGCGAGCTTTTTACAGAGCTCCTCAAAGAGTTTAACATTAAAACCCAATAA
- a CDS encoding glycosyltransferase family protein: MKILYAFQGTGNGHASRALEIIPHLQRRGDVDILVSGSQYEIELPFSIKYKLHGLGFVFGKKGGIDLISSLKDLKLKKVYKEVKTLPVKEYDLVINDFEPISAWACLFRNVPIISLSNQNALLNEKNSAFKRFRLERLIIKYYAPAKNKFGFHFKTHSSSTFLPIIRKEIRYRNITNKGHYTVYLPSYSDEKIIKVLSNIKDIKWQVFSKKTKEHQFFHNITILPINDDAFIRSMASAKGIVCGAGFATPTEALYLRKKLLVIPMKNQYEQQCNAVTLKEMGVTVVKKLSKKQLPKIEKWINSNKIVKVHYPDVTEDMLDAIILPYYNKTILPEITIE, from the coding sequence ATGAAAATATTATACGCTTTTCAAGGAACAGGAAACGGACATGCAAGTAGAGCTTTAGAGATAATCCCACATTTGCAAAGACGTGGTGATGTTGACATATTGGTTAGTGGTTCACAATACGAAATAGAGCTTCCTTTCAGTATAAAATATAAATTACATGGTTTGGGGTTCGTTTTTGGTAAAAAGGGAGGAATTGATCTAATTAGTAGCTTAAAAGACTTAAAGCTTAAGAAAGTTTACAAAGAAGTTAAAACATTACCTGTAAAAGAATATGATTTAGTTATTAACGATTTTGAGCCTATCTCAGCTTGGGCATGTTTGTTTAGAAATGTCCCTATTATTTCTTTAAGTAACCAAAACGCTTTATTAAACGAAAAAAACTCTGCTTTTAAAAGGTTTAGGCTAGAACGTTTAATTATTAAATACTATGCACCTGCAAAAAATAAATTCGGATTTCACTTTAAAACTCATTCCTCTTCAACCTTCTTGCCTATTATTCGTAAGGAAATTCGCTATAGAAATATTACAAACAAAGGACATTACACAGTATATTTACCTTCTTACAGCGATGAAAAAATAATCAAAGTACTTTCAAACATAAAAGACATAAAGTGGCAAGTCTTTTCTAAAAAAACAAAAGAACATCAATTCTTTCATAATATTACCATCCTACCAATAAACGACGATGCTTTCATTCGCAGCATGGCTTCTGCTAAAGGAATAGTTTGTGGTGCCGGTTTTGCAACACCTACAGAGGCTTTATACTTACGTAAAAAACTATTGGTTATTCCAATGAAAAATCAATACGAACAACAATGCAACGCTGTTACTTTAAAAGAAATGGGAGTTACAGTCGTAAAAAAGCTAAGCAAAAAACAATTACCAAAAATTGAAAAATGGATTAACTCTAACAAAATTGTTAAAGTACACTACCCTGATGTTACCGAAGATATGTTAGATGCAATTATTTTACCCTATTACAACAAAACCATTTTACCAGAAATTACCATTGAATAG
- a CDS encoding endonuclease MutS2, with amino-acid sequence MTKNITEKTLQDLEFTTVLEQVATHCISNLGKEKTMLIQPISNKRKLFFELNMVNEYLSSFENENRIPNHYFEDISEEIKRLAIENSFLETDGFLKVSAVSETVNEQKKFLKKFQTYYPTLFSLSDEVEFTTVIVDSIKKIITPYGEVADNASAALKHIRKDIGAVRGKISESFSRALSKNISSGYLDDIKETVIDNQRVLAVLAMHRRKVKGSLLGSSKSGNIVYIAPQATLAYSRELQNLLYEEKQEVVRILRALATEIRPFTPLLTEYISFLTHLDMVGAKAKYAKSINGLLPKITKEKKVFLKNAFHPILWQKNNAKNIETIPQTIQLSEEQQIIVISGPNAGGKSITLKTIGLLQVMLQSGLLIPVHERSETTLFNTILTDIGDNQSIENQLSTYSYRLKNMRYFLRKCNDNTLFLIDEFGTGSDPELGGALAEIFLEEFYEKKAFGIITTHYANLKVLADELDNVTNANMQFDERTLEPLYKLYIGQAGSSFTFEVAQKNGIPYSLINRAKKRVETEKVRLDKTISKLQKERNRLQKTSESLNKQKSKGQEHIENLQEKELKIREKLEGFQELYDNNQRMLSLGRSINEMLNKYFQTNNKKELSASFFKWAMAEKTKYIKKNPPKKKTKTEKKEEKVATKKQQEAIKKVEKEVLQKVVKVREEKKKEAEKIAKERAAYVFKVNDRVRLVDGNAVGTIDKIEKKKAFINYGLFTTEAKIEQLELVERAKK; translated from the coding sequence TTGACTAAAAACATTACAGAAAAAACACTTCAAGATTTAGAATTTACAACAGTTTTAGAACAAGTTGCAACACATTGCATTTCTAATTTAGGAAAAGAGAAAACAATGCTAATTCAACCTATTTCAAACAAAAGAAAATTATTTTTTGAGTTGAATATGGTAAATGAATATCTGTCTTCTTTTGAAAATGAAAACCGAATTCCGAATCATTATTTTGAAGATATTTCTGAAGAAATTAAGCGACTTGCTATAGAAAATAGTTTTTTAGAAACAGACGGTTTCTTAAAGGTTTCAGCTGTTTCAGAAACTGTGAATGAGCAAAAGAAATTTTTAAAAAAGTTTCAAACCTACTACCCTACATTATTTTCCCTAAGTGATGAAGTTGAGTTTACAACAGTAATTGTAGATAGCATAAAGAAGATAATTACTCCATATGGTGAGGTTGCCGATAATGCTTCTGCTGCTTTAAAACATATACGTAAAGATATTGGCGCGGTTAGAGGTAAAATCTCAGAAAGTTTTTCTCGTGCCTTGAGTAAAAATATTTCGAGTGGTTACTTAGACGATATCAAAGAAACTGTTATCGACAACCAACGTGTACTGGCTGTTTTGGCTATGCATAGACGTAAAGTTAAGGGTAGCTTATTAGGTTCATCTAAATCAGGTAATATTGTATATATCGCTCCTCAAGCTACGTTGGCTTACAGTAGAGAGTTACAAAACCTGTTATATGAAGAGAAGCAAGAAGTTGTACGTATATTAAGAGCTTTAGCTACTGAAATAAGACCTTTTACCCCGCTATTAACTGAATATATTTCTTTTTTAACACATTTAGATATGGTGGGTGCTAAAGCAAAATATGCAAAAAGCATCAACGGACTACTTCCTAAAATTACGAAGGAAAAAAAGGTCTTTCTAAAAAATGCTTTTCATCCTATTTTATGGCAAAAGAATAACGCTAAAAATATTGAAACTATTCCACAGACTATTCAGTTAAGTGAAGAGCAACAAATTATTGTTATTTCAGGCCCGAATGCTGGTGGTAAAAGTATTACGCTAAAAACAATTGGCTTATTACAAGTCATGCTACAGAGTGGATTATTAATTCCTGTTCACGAACGTAGTGAAACCACACTTTTCAATACTATCTTGACTGATATTGGTGATAATCAATCTATCGAAAATCAATTGAGTACTTATAGTTATCGATTAAAAAACATGCGTTACTTTTTAAGAAAATGCAATGACAACACTCTGTTTTTAATTGATGAATTTGGTACAGGTTCTGATCCTGAATTAGGAGGAGCTTTGGCTGAGATTTTCTTGGAAGAATTCTATGAGAAGAAAGCCTTTGGAATAATTACCACGCACTACGCAAACTTAAAAGTATTGGCTGATGAATTGGATAATGTTACCAATGCTAATATGCAATTTGATGAGCGTACTTTAGAACCTTTGTACAAATTATATATCGGACAAGCAGGAAGTTCTTTTACCTTTGAAGTAGCGCAGAAAAACGGAATTCCATATAGCTTAATCAATCGTGCTAAAAAACGTGTTGAAACCGAAAAAGTTCGTTTAGATAAGACGATTTCTAAACTTCAAAAGGAGCGAAATCGCTTACAAAAAACTTCTGAAAGTTTAAACAAACAAAAATCGAAAGGACAAGAGCATATTGAAAACTTACAAGAAAAAGAACTTAAAATACGTGAAAAATTAGAAGGTTTTCAAGAGTTATACGATAACAATCAACGCATGCTATCTTTAGGAAGGAGCATTAATGAAATGCTCAATAAGTACTTCCAAACAAATAATAAGAAAGAACTTTCTGCTAGCTTTTTTAAATGGGCTATGGCTGAAAAAACCAAGTATATAAAGAAGAATCCACCTAAAAAGAAAACTAAAACAGAAAAAAAAGAAGAGAAAGTTGCAACAAAAAAACAACAGGAAGCAATTAAAAAAGTAGAAAAAGAAGTACTTCAAAAAGTTGTAAAAGTTCGAGAAGAAAAGAAAAAAGAAGCCGAAAAAATTGCTAAAGAAAGAGCCGCCTATGTTTTTAAAGTAAATGACAGAGTTCGTTTAGTTGATGGTAATGCAGTAGGCACCATTGATAAAATAGAAAAGAAAAAAGCTTTTATCAATTACGGTCTCTTTACTACTGAAGCTAAAATTGAACAATTAGAATTAGTAGAACGAGCTAAAAAATAA
- a CDS encoding acyl-CoA thioesterase has protein sequence MQKHHTSIRVRYAETDQMGVVYHGNYAQFFEIGRTEWLRSLGVTYKYMEKTGIMLPVISLSCNFKKSALYDDQLTITTILKKTPSVKIEFDYEITNQNNELISTGNTVLAFINNKTKKPMRCPDYILDKLAILK, from the coding sequence TTGCAAAAACATCACACATCTATACGTGTTCGGTATGCTGAAACTGATCAAATGGGAGTAGTTTACCACGGAAACTACGCACAATTTTTTGAGATTGGTCGTACCGAATGGCTACGTTCTCTGGGCGTTACTTACAAATATATGGAAAAAACAGGAATCATGTTGCCTGTTATTTCTTTATCTTGTAACTTTAAAAAATCGGCGTTATACGACGATCAATTAACCATTACAACCATTTTAAAAAAAACACCTTCGGTAAAAATTGAATTCGACTATGAAATTACCAATCAAAATAACGAACTAATTTCAACTGGAAATACTGTGTTAGCATTTATTAACAATAAAACAAAAAAACCTATGCGTTGTCCTGATTATATTTTAGATAAATTAGCTATCTTAAAATAA
- the dnaA gene encoding chromosomal replication initiator protein DnaA, protein MTKTADSVWMECLSFIKDNIKPQAYKTWFEPIKPIKLAGEALTVQVPSKFFYEWLEEHYIKLLRVALVRQLGNDAKLIYDVRMENTYSSNSPQTVKIPSSNRNPLKPQKVTVPLESKRELKNPFVIPGLQKVKIESQLNPNYNFVNFVEGDSNRLARSAGMAVANKPGGTSFNPLLIYGGVGLGKTHLAHAIGVEIKDKYPDKTVLYISSEKFTQQFIDSVKSNTRNDFIHFYQMIDVLIIDDVQFLSGKAGTQDVFFHIFNHLHQNGKQVILTSDKAPVDMQDIEQRLLSRFKWGLSAELQAPDYETRISILQNKLYRDGVEMPEEIVEYIAKNIKSNVRELEGVIISMIAQASFNRKEFTIELAKQIVDKFVKNTKKELSIDYIQKVVSKYFDMDVATLQSKTRKRHIVQARQLAMYFAKRMTKSSLASIGSQIGKRDHATVLHACKTVDNLTETDKQFKKYVEDLTKKLTL, encoded by the coding sequence ATGACTAAAACAGCCGATTCAGTTTGGATGGAATGCTTGTCTTTTATCAAGGACAACATTAAACCACAGGCATATAAGACTTGGTTTGAGCCTATAAAGCCAATTAAATTGGCAGGGGAGGCTTTGACAGTTCAAGTACCAAGTAAGTTTTTTTATGAGTGGTTAGAAGAGCATTACATAAAACTGTTAAGAGTAGCTTTGGTTCGTCAGTTAGGAAATGATGCTAAACTAATTTATGATGTACGTATGGAGAATACGTACAGTAGTAATAGCCCTCAGACAGTAAAAATACCTAGTTCAAATCGTAATCCTTTAAAACCGCAAAAGGTGACAGTTCCGTTGGAGTCAAAACGAGAACTAAAAAATCCATTTGTTATTCCAGGGTTACAAAAGGTGAAGATAGAATCTCAACTGAATCCAAATTATAATTTTGTGAATTTTGTTGAAGGGGATTCTAATAGGTTGGCACGTTCTGCAGGTATGGCTGTAGCAAATAAACCAGGCGGAACTTCATTCAATCCATTGTTAATATATGGTGGGGTTGGATTAGGAAAAACACATTTAGCTCATGCTATTGGTGTTGAGATTAAAGATAAATATCCAGATAAAACGGTATTGTATATTTCTTCTGAAAAATTTACACAACAGTTTATTGATTCTGTAAAATCAAATACCAGAAATGATTTTATTCATTTCTATCAAATGATTGATGTGTTGATTATTGATGATGTGCAGTTTTTATCAGGAAAAGCTGGTACGCAAGATGTGTTCTTCCATATTTTCAATCATCTACATCAAAATGGAAAACAGGTTATTTTAACTTCGGATAAAGCACCTGTTGATATGCAAGATATTGAGCAACGATTATTGTCTCGTTTTAAATGGGGGTTATCAGCTGAGTTACAAGCACCTGATTACGAAACAAGAATTTCAATCTTACAAAACAAATTGTATAGAGATGGTGTTGAAATGCCTGAAGAAATTGTTGAGTATATTGCAAAGAATATCAAGTCGAATGTTCGTGAGTTAGAAGGAGTGATAATTTCAATGATAGCTCAAGCTTCTTTTAATAGAAAAGAGTTTACAATTGAGTTAGCAAAACAGATTGTAGATAAATTTGTTAAGAACACGAAAAAAGAACTGTCTATTGATTACATTCAAAAAGTAGTATCGAAATACTTTGATATGGATGTGGCAACCTTACAGTCAAAAACACGTAAGCGTCATATTGTACAGGCTCGTCAGTTAGCGATGTACTTTGCTAAACGTATGACAAAATCATCGTTAGCAAGTATTGGAAGTCAAATAGGTAAAAGAGATCACGCTACTGTATTGCATGCGTGCAAAACTGTAGATAATTTGACTGAAACTGATAAGCAGTTTAAAAAGTATGTAGAAGACTTAACAAAAAAGTTAACTTTATAA